In Candidatus Omnitrophota bacterium, one DNA window encodes the following:
- a CDS encoding rod shape-determining protein, whose translation MKEKVKKIADKLIRIFNYFFAFFSNDMGIDLGTATTLVFVKGQGIVLCEPSVVAVEKGTSRVLAVGEEAKRMLGRTPGNIVAIRPMRDGVIADFEITESMLRHFIKKAHSSKKFFVKPRMVIAIPSGITEVEKRAVKDSALHAGAREVYMVEEPIAAAIGVGLPIQEPAGNMIIDIGGGTTEIAVISLAGIVFSRSIRIGGDEMDQAIIDYLKKTYNLMIGERTSEDIKIKIGSAFPLEEELTMEVRGRDLVAGLPKMITISSEEIREALAEPIAQIVESVRITLERTPPELSADLIERGIVMAGGGSLLKGLPKLLSEETGLPVHLSEDPLTAVAMGTGKVLGEIKYLRAVTTGLRQIEQQQ comes from the coding sequence CAAATGATATGGGGATAGATTTAGGCACAGCCACGACCCTCGTCTTTGTAAAAGGCCAGGGTATTGTTTTGTGCGAGCCTTCCGTAGTGGCGGTCGAAAAAGGCACATCCAGAGTGCTAGCCGTAGGCGAAGAGGCGAAGCGCATGCTTGGAAGGACCCCCGGCAACATAGTCGCAATAAGGCCGATGAGAGACGGCGTCATAGCGGATTTTGAGATAACCGAGAGCATGCTTCGCCATTTCATAAAGAAGGCGCACAGCTCAAAGAAGTTTTTTGTCAAGCCGCGAATGGTCATCGCAATACCTTCCGGCATTACCGAAGTTGAGAAGAGGGCGGTTAAAGATTCTGCGCTTCATGCAGGCGCAAGGGAAGTTTATATGGTAGAAGAGCCCATAGCCGCCGCCATCGGCGTAGGATTGCCTATACAGGAACCCGCGGGAAATATGATCATTGATATAGGAGGCGGGACGACAGAAATAGCCGTTATATCATTGGCCGGTATCGTGTTTTCGCGGAGCATACGCATAGGCGGCGATGAGATGGATCAGGCGATAATCGATTACCTGAAAAAGACGTATAATTTGATGATCGGCGAGCGGACATCCGAGGATATAAAGATCAAGATCGGCTCAGCATTTCCCCTGGAAGAAGAATTAACAATGGAAGTCCGCGGCCGCGACCTTGTAGCCGGACTTCCCAAGATGATAACCATATCTAGCGAAGAGATACGAGAAGCGCTTGCCGAACCCATTGCCCAGATCGTCGAATCGGTAAGGATAACCCTAGAGAGAACGCCGCCCGAACTTTCCGCGGATTTGATAGAGAGGGGAATAGTCATGGCAGGAGGCGGTTCTCTCCTTAAGGGGCTGCCGAAACTCTTGTCGGAAGAGACCGGGTTACCCGTGCATCTTTCGGAAGACCCTCTGACAGCCGTTGCAATGGGCACAGGAAAAGTCTTAGGCGAAATCAAATACCTCAGGGCGGTAACTACCGGCCTGCGCCAGATAGAACAACAGCAATAA
- the mreC gene encoding rod shape-determining protein MreC, whose amino-acid sequence MIKPRIIIVIALLAIFIWTMFAPPPILVRLKMNLANIARLPLKMVSASVNSISKISKFFYLDNEKTELKRKVFSLERKLIELREVSIENKRLKDLLSLKSQVAKNSVAAAVIGRDPNNWASVIFIDKGRNNGIVKDMAVVSSQGLVGRVREVGKNLSKVLLINDVDSKVAGLLQRSREQGLLVGTPEGRCKIIYLSLEADINKNDVVITSGSGSIYPKGMLIGEVVSVAKEKGTLYKYAVVKPYAELSKLEEVICIK is encoded by the coding sequence GTGATTAAGCCCAGGATAATCATCGTAATAGCATTGCTTGCGATTTTTATCTGGACAATGTTCGCGCCCCCGCCCATCCTCGTACGCCTTAAAATGAACCTGGCGAATATTGCCAGGTTGCCGTTAAAAATGGTAAGCGCCTCTGTAAATTCCATCAGTAAAATCTCAAAATTCTTCTATTTAGATAATGAAAAGACGGAACTTAAGCGTAAGGTTTTTTCACTTGAGCGTAAACTTATAGAATTGCGTGAAGTATCTATTGAGAACAAGCGCCTCAAAGACCTCCTTTCCCTGAAATCCCAAGTAGCAAAGAATTCTGTCGCGGCAGCGGTAATAGGCAGAGATCCAAATAACTGGGCATCCGTGATTTTTATAGACAAAGGCAGGAATAACGGCATAGTAAAAGATATGGCTGTAGTTTCAAGCCAGGGCTTGGTCGGCCGCGTAAGGGAGGTAGGGAAAAACTTGAGTAAAGTCCTGCTTATCAATGATGTGGATTCCAAGGTAGCGGGCCTCTTGCAACGATCCAGAGAACAGGGGCTTCTAGTAGGCACTCCGGAGGGGAGATGTAAAATCATCTATCTTTCCCTGGAAGCCGATATTAATAAAAATGATGTGGTAATTACGTCGGGAAGCGGCAGCATATATCCTAAGGGCATGCTTATAGGCGAAGTGGTATCTGTAGCAAAAGAAAAAGGCACACTATATAAATATGCCGTAGTGAAGCCGTATGCGGAACTTTCAAAGCTGGAAGAAGTGATATGTATAAAATAA
- the mreD gene encoding rod shape-determining protein MreD has product MYKINRLRDYSLILLAFFLQVSLANSLSLFGAKPSFPIILAVFFALFTDERYGFETAFFAGILLDIFSLRLFGLNTILFSIVGYFIGRFNTKIYRESMATHAILIFLSTIFILSAYRFFLCLENRFLLSNLSFSFVFSPSTFLSAIYNSFLGILIYTFLSRVFNLGETSIL; this is encoded by the coding sequence ATGTATAAAATAAATCGCCTGCGGGACTACAGCCTCATACTGCTGGCATTTTTTTTGCAGGTTTCACTCGCCAATTCCTTAAGCTTATTCGGAGCGAAACCCAGCTTCCCGATAATTTTGGCGGTATTTTTCGCGCTTTTTACCGATGAGCGGTACGGATTCGAGACCGCTTTTTTTGCCGGCATTCTTTTAGATATATTTTCCCTCCGCCTTTTCGGACTGAATACCATTCTCTTTTCCATCGTCGGTTACTTTATAGGTAGATTCAATACGAAGATCTACAGAGAAAGTATGGCCACTCACGCTATACTGATTTTTCTTTCAACGATTTTTATCCTCTCCGCATATCGTTTTTTTCTTTGTCTTGAAAACCGTTTTTTGCTTTCAAACCTGTCTTTTAGTTTTGTATTCAGCCCATCGACATTTTTGTCGGCAATATATAATTCTTTTCTGGGGATCCTAATTTATACGTTTCTCTCTAGGGTATTTAATCTGGGCGAGACCAGCATACTATGA
- the mrdA gene encoding penicillin-binding protein 2 has protein sequence MIISFIRKIIIALFSVLIVYLFYMQCVRGEYYQDLAKMNRIRLLPLSGPRGNIYDRDGNLLAGNRLAFDCVVMPQEFYPDHKALEELGRLLNKSASVLKDEIRENTIAPFVPMVIKDDVAKELAIAISEKSLDLPGLLIQTRSVRYYPHKNMGSHVIGYLGKINEDELYALSDYGYKAMDHVGRGGLESFYDSYLKGEEGGIQAEVDSRGRELRQLGIKEPEKGKDITTTIDLELEAHIDSLMEGERGAAIVMSSETGEILALVSKPDFDPNIFVSALKPDSIKILLGRSDYPMIDRAISGAYPPGSVFKLVTSSAALDMKRMSLHDQLNCPGFYMLGKWRFNCWKDDGHGTETIIDGIKNSCNVFFYQVGRKAGVDGLAAYAVKYGMGRNSGIDLPYESAGTVPTRAWKLYRMRQSWFEGDTVNYAIGQGYLLVTPIQILRMTNAVGTEGILVKPFLVRKIGGLEVKGAERRRLDISKETFRTIKEGMKRAVDDPSGTAKAARAKGLSVAGKTGTAEAGPKGTHAWFTGFSPADKPQFSLVVFLEYGGKGGDKPAKMASSIFAKLKELGYL, from the coding sequence ATGATTATAAGTTTTATCCGAAAAATTATAATAGCGTTATTTAGCGTCCTAATTGTGTATCTATTTTATATGCAGTGTGTCCGGGGCGAATATTATCAAGACTTGGCAAAGATGAACAGGATCCGCCTATTGCCGCTTTCCGGGCCGCGCGGGAATATATATGACCGTGATGGAAACCTGCTTGCAGGAAACCGGCTTGCGTTTGATTGCGTAGTCATGCCGCAGGAGTTTTATCCGGACCATAAGGCGCTTGAGGAATTGGGGAGATTGCTGAATAAGTCCGCGAGCGTACTCAAAGACGAGATAAGGGAAAATACCATTGCGCCTTTTGTACCGATGGTAATAAAAGATGATGTGGCGAAGGAGCTGGCGATAGCTATTTCGGAAAAAAGTCTGGATCTGCCGGGGTTATTGATTCAGACGCGTTCCGTCAGGTATTATCCGCATAAAAATATGGGTTCGCATGTCATAGGCTATCTGGGGAAAATCAACGAGGATGAATTGTACGCGCTGAGCGATTACGGCTACAAAGCGATGGATCATGTGGGAAGGGGCGGCCTGGAATCATTTTATGATAGCTACCTAAAAGGCGAAGAAGGCGGGATCCAGGCCGAGGTCGATTCGCGCGGAAGGGAATTGAGACAGCTTGGCATCAAAGAGCCGGAGAAGGGCAAGGACATAACTACGACCATAGACCTGGAATTGGAGGCACACATAGATTCCCTTATGGAGGGCGAGCGAGGCGCTGCGATTGTCATGAGCTCCGAAACAGGAGAGATCCTGGCGCTTGTCAGTAAGCCGGATTTCGATCCCAATATATTTGTCTCTGCGCTGAAACCCGATTCTATAAAGATTTTGCTCGGAAGAAGCGATTACCCCATGATAGATAGGGCAATATCCGGCGCATATCCTCCGGGTTCAGTATTTAAATTGGTCACAAGTTCCGCGGCTCTTGATATGAAACGCATGAGCCTGCACGATCAATTGAACTGCCCTGGGTTCTACATGCTCGGCAAATGGAGATTTAATTGCTGGAAAGATGACGGCCATGGCACCGAAACTATAATCGACGGCATAAAGAATTCTTGTAATGTCTTTTTTTATCAGGTTGGCCGCAAGGCCGGAGTAGACGGCTTGGCTGCTTATGCCGTAAAATACGGAATGGGAAGAAATTCCGGCATAGATCTGCCTTACGAAAGTGCTGGTACGGTTCCGACGCGGGCGTGGAAACTATACAGGATGAGGCAGAGTTGGTTTGAGGGCGATACTGTAAATTATGCCATAGGCCAGGGGTACCTTCTTGTTACGCCTATACAGATACTCAGGATGACAAACGCCGTAGGGACCGAGGGTATTCTGGTAAAGCCGTTTTTAGTGAGAAAGATAGGCGGCCTTGAGGTGAAAGGGGCGGAAAGAAGGCGGCTTGATATTTCAAAAGAGACTTTCAGGACAATCAAAGAAGGTATGAAAAGGGCCGTTGATGATCCCAGCGGGACCGCTAAGGCGGCGAGGGCGAAAGGCTTGAGTGTCGCCGGTAAAACGGGGACAGCGGAAGCCGGCCCTAAGGGCACCCATGCTTGGTTTACCGGATTTTCGCCCGCAGATAAACCGCAATTTTCATTAGTGGTGTTTTTGGAATACGGCGGCAAGGGCGGCGACAAACCGGCCAAGATGGCCTCCAGTATCTTCGCAAAATTGAAAGAATTAGGTTATTTGTAA
- the rodA gene encoding rod shape-determining protein RodA produces MYRINYRKNFDLFLIILPLIIVSAGLLFLYSASHGIYESNGTNFAHRQAMWLLAGIVMLVIIVNMDFRRILDWSYLCYGIMALMLLVLLFAGGARMGAKRWFSIGWLTFQPSEFAKIILIMVLAFYIGNNRHAIRTIKGLITPFLLAGVLFLLIIKEPDLGSALILLAILFIMLLVSEMPVKYMAGLVIAGVASSPFLWNFLKEYQKRRLLVFINPNMDPLGAGYTIIQSKIAIGSGGLFGRGFLGGTQNQLNFLPESHTDFIFAVIGEEWGFAGVLLVVFLFVFLISRILSVAERTNDFYGKLVVMGVAGMLAFQVIVNIAMTVGLMPVVGIPLPFVSYGGSSLIMNFIAIALVINIDMHRTLF; encoded by the coding sequence ATGTACAGGATAAATTACAGGAAAAATTTTGACCTTTTTTTAATAATATTACCGCTTATTATAGTTTCGGCGGGGCTTCTTTTCCTTTATAGCGCTTCGCACGGAATATATGAGTCTAATGGCACGAATTTTGCTCATCGCCAGGCCATGTGGCTCTTAGCGGGCATTGTTATGCTCGTAATCATAGTCAATATGGATTTCCGCCGCATATTGGACTGGTCGTATCTCTGTTATGGTATTATGGCCCTGATGCTCTTAGTGCTCCTTTTTGCGGGCGGCGCGCGCATGGGTGCAAAAAGGTGGTTCAGCATAGGATGGCTTACTTTTCAGCCATCCGAATTCGCAAAGATAATACTCATAATGGTATTGGCGTTTTATATCGGAAATAACAGGCACGCTATCCGGACAATAAAAGGGCTTATCACGCCGTTTCTATTGGCCGGCGTCCTTTTTTTATTGATAATTAAAGAGCCGGACCTTGGGAGCGCTCTCATATTGCTCGCGATATTATTTATCATGCTTCTCGTCTCTGAGATGCCGGTAAAATATATGGCTGGATTGGTCATAGCCGGCGTTGCCTCTTCGCCATTTTTGTGGAATTTTCTTAAGGAATACCAGAAAAGGCGGTTGCTCGTATTCATAAATCCCAATATGGATCCGCTCGGAGCGGGGTACACTATAATACAGTCGAAAATAGCGATAGGTTCCGGCGGATTGTTCGGCCGCGGCTTTTTAGGCGGGACGCAGAATCAGCTTAATTTTCTGCCGGAGAGCCATACCGACTTCATATTTGCCGTAATAGGCGAAGAATGGGGATTTGCCGGCGTGCTCCTGGTCGTATTTTTATTTGTGTTTCTCATAAGCCGCATCCTTTCGGTAGCCGAAAGGACGAACGATTTCTACGGTAAATTAGTCGTAATGGGCGTAGCCGGTATGCTGGCATTTCAGGTGATCGTCAATATAGCTATGACAGTGGGCCTTATGCCGGTGGTGGGCATACCGCTGCCATTTGTAAGCTATGGCGGCTCAAGCCTGATTATGAATTTCATCGCCATCGCGTTAGTCATAAATATCGATATGCACCGCACCCTTTTTTAA
- a CDS encoding TIGR03960 family B12-binding radical SAM protein gives MDKKYEELLQYVERPARYIGGEINSIVKDWESADLKVALAFPDIYDIGMSHLGIKILYHLLNSRDNILCERAFAPWHDMEKLLRSENLPLVSLENNKPLSEFDIVGFSLAHELNYTNLLNMLDMSGIPLKTQDRNESHPLIIAGGPSAFNPEPMADFIDLFLIGDGEEAVLEIAEKYIAAKKAGKGARKDLLREFAGIEGVYIPGFYKASYKEGIFSELISLEKDAPLFIKKRTSKDLEKCFYPARQIVSYIPLVHDRISLEIMRGCPHSCRFCQATTIYSPLRLRSKDSILEICSKTYSFTGHDEISLLSLSTGDYPGIADLAAKLVSRFKSQGVSISFPSLRVEDSIKSLPSIIQKIKKTGLTFAPEAASARLRKFINKNIDIEKLLSAAKRSRELGWRKIKLYFMIGLPGETDADIDAITELAYEILGQRDKGGMSFLEIVLSVSSFIPKAHTAFQWEAIAPKEDLMGKISRLRRNIRTKKIKLNTHGVDMSVLEALFSRGDRRLAFLVESAFKKGARFDNWKDIFDNNTWQSAIRECGVDVEAYLKERSYSEPLAWDHISSGISKEALIKDSILAHKDTGSLACAP, from the coding sequence ATGGATAAAAAATACGAAGAACTGCTGCAATATGTGGAACGGCCGGCGAGATATATCGGCGGCGAAATCAATTCCATAGTCAAAGACTGGGAAAGCGCCGATTTGAAAGTGGCGCTGGCCTTTCCGGATATTTATGACATAGGGATGAGCCATCTCGGCATCAAGATCTTATATCACCTTCTCAACTCCAGAGATAATATTTTGTGCGAAAGAGCATTTGCGCCGTGGCACGATATGGAAAAGTTATTGAGAAGCGAAAACCTACCTCTTGTCAGCCTGGAAAATAATAAGCCCTTATCTGAATTTGATATAGTCGGTTTTTCCCTCGCGCACGAACTCAATTATACAAATTTGTTAAACATGCTTGATATGTCGGGTATTCCGCTTAAAACGCAGGATAGAAACGAGAGCCACCCTTTAATAATAGCCGGAGGCCCGTCAGCATTTAATCCCGAACCGATGGCGGATTTCATAGACCTCTTTTTGATAGGCGACGGCGAAGAAGCGGTTTTGGAAATAGCAGAAAAGTATATTGCCGCAAAGAAAGCGGGAAAAGGCGCGAGGAAGGACCTGTTAAGGGAATTTGCCGGCATAGAAGGAGTATATATTCCGGGCTTTTACAAGGCGTCCTACAAAGAAGGAATATTTTCGGAGCTTATTTCGCTAGAAAAGGATGCCCCGCTTTTCATAAAAAAGAGGACGTCAAAAGACCTGGAGAAATGTTTCTATCCCGCCAGGCAGATAGTTTCATATATTCCATTAGTGCACGATCGCATAAGCCTTGAGATAATGCGCGGATGCCCGCACAGCTGCAGGTTTTGCCAGGCGACCACGATCTATTCGCCCCTCAGGCTGCGTTCTAAAGATTCGATATTAGAAATCTGCAGTAAGACATATTCTTTTACGGGCCATGATGAAATATCGCTCCTCTCGCTTTCTACGGGCGATTATCCCGGCATAGCAGACCTGGCGGCTAAATTGGTATCACGCTTTAAATCCCAAGGGGTAAGCATATCGTTTCCTTCACTGCGCGTCGAAGACAGTATAAAGAGCCTGCCTTCCATTATACAAAAGATAAAAAAGACAGGCCTTACATTTGCCCCGGAAGCCGCGAGCGCCCGACTGCGAAAGTTTATAAACAAGAATATTGATATCGAGAAACTTTTGTCGGCCGCAAAAAGATCGCGCGAACTGGGATGGCGGAAGATAAAATTATATTTTATGATAGGCCTCCCCGGCGAAACAGACGCTGATATAGACGCGATAACGGAGTTAGCTTATGAGATATTGGGCCAGAGAGATAAGGGCGGGATGAGTTTTTTGGAGATAGTTTTGAGCGTATCCTCGTTTATACCTAAAGCGCATACAGCTTTTCAATGGGAAGCGATAGCGCCAAAGGAGGATTTGATGGGAAAAATTTCACGCCTGCGAAGGAATATAAGGACAAAAAAGATAAAATTGAACACCCACGGCGTAGATATGAGTGTTTTAGAAGCGCTTTTTTCCCGCGGCGACAGGAGGCTTGCTTTTCTTGTCGAATCGGCATTTAAGAAAGGCGCGCGTTTTGATAATTGGAAGGATATCTTTGACAATAATACTTGGCAGTCAGCCATAAGGGAATGCGGCGTGGATGTAGAGGCATATTTAAAGGAGCGAAGCTATTCTGAACCTCTTGCCTGGGACCATATAAGTTCGGGGATAAGCAAGGAAGCCCTTATAAAAGATAGTATCTTGGCGCACAAAGATACTGGTTCCCTCGCCTGTGCCCCATAG
- a CDS encoding diguanylate cyclase → MDFFKKLSLIPRGLRYKLLIAFCLMSIIPLLVSLYMVRDYIFPPKGDILSLSWVLFFCVVITFLGLVLAKQMVEPVIEMAIETRRIADGDVSHKLEIRTEDEIGDLGRSINEITLNIRGKIEELKLYGEETKLMNTEIRKKVLVLSSLLQIGEHISSFAELADIMDLITDKISHIINAGYAVLFLQKPNDPTTLEVNASASISNDNLRHLEIKVGKDLLGSALISGMPVYSDSKIKPSKEVQDFREENNIKNFAALPIISRKKAVGLILIGNDAEGFEFKEDDADVLKIFAKQAAIAYESSILTKRAKELEIKDDLTDLYNEKYIAERLEEEIRRAVICQRPCSYIVFSIDDFDKFRTENGELATEKALKKLASAFNRHATEIGRAARLSGDSFALLLPEKNKREAYKIAEDVRRDVENMELESEKIRRLTISGGVSENPIDGMSAAELMRKAATGVSVARTQGKNRII, encoded by the coding sequence ATGGATTTTTTTAAAAAATTATCTCTTATTCCGCGCGGCCTCCGTTATAAACTTCTGATAGCTTTTTGCCTAATGTCCATAATCCCCCTTTTGGTTTCACTGTATATGGTGCGGGATTACATCTTTCCTCCAAAAGGAGATATTCTAAGCCTCTCGTGGGTGCTCTTCTTCTGCGTGGTCATCACTTTTTTGGGATTGGTCTTGGCTAAACAGATGGTGGAACCCGTTATAGAGATGGCTATAGAGACGCGGCGTATTGCCGACGGCGATGTAAGTCACAAGCTAGAGATACGCACCGAAGACGAAATAGGGGACCTCGGCCGTTCCATTAACGAGATTACGCTTAACATAAGGGGAAAGATAGAGGAGTTAAAACTTTACGGCGAAGAAACAAAACTAATGAATACCGAGATCCGCAAAAAAGTCCTTGTGCTCTCCAGCCTTCTTCAAATAGGTGAACATATCTCCAGTTTTGCGGAACTTGCGGATATCATGGACCTCATCACTGATAAAATATCCCATATAATCAATGCGGGATACGCAGTCCTTTTTCTTCAGAAACCGAACGATCCCACGACCCTTGAGGTCAATGCTTCCGCTAGTATTTCAAACGACAATCTCCGTCATCTTGAGATAAAAGTCGGTAAGGACCTTTTGGGAAGCGCCCTCATTAGCGGCATGCCGGTTTATTCCGACAGTAAAATAAAACCCTCAAAAGAGGTGCAGGATTTCCGGGAGGAAAATAATATAAAGAATTTCGCGGCGCTCCCCATAATATCGCGTAAAAAGGCGGTGGGGTTAATTTTGATAGGAAATGACGCCGAAGGTTTTGAATTTAAGGAAGATGACGCGGACGTCCTTAAGATATTTGCCAAGCAGGCCGCAATCGCCTATGAAAGCAGCATCTTGACAAAAAGGGCAAAGGAGCTGGAAATAAAAGACGACCTTACGGATCTCTATAACGAAAAATATATTGCCGAGCGCCTTGAGGAAGAGATAAGAAGGGCCGTTATTTGCCAACGGCCGTGTTCTTATATAGTCTTTAGTATAGACGACTTTGACAAATTCAGAACAGAAAACGGAGAATTGGCCACGGAAAAGGCGCTCAAAAAATTGGCATCAGCGTTTAATAGGCATGCTACAGAAATAGGAAGGGCTGCCCGCCTTTCCGGAGATTCCTTTGCGCTTTTGCTGCCCGAAAAGAATAAGCGCGAGGCATATAAGATCGCCGAAGATGTCAGAAGAGACGTGGAGAATATGGAACTGGAAAGCGAAAAGATAAGGCGCCTGACTATAAGCGGCGGGGTGAGCGAAAACCCCATAGACGGAATGAGCGCTGCCGAGTTGATGAGAAAAGCCGCCACAGGAGTGTCAGTAGCCAGAACGCAAGGTAAGAACAGAATAATCTAA
- a CDS encoding type IV pilus twitching motility protein PilT, giving the protein MKTDMNALLEILIAKGASDLHLSVNSPPKIRIDERLVNATNDILYPEDTKNLAYSILSKEQIAIFEKNKELDLSFELPKKGRFRVNIFLQRGSVGVAIRMIPYDIMSFEECGLPVDVVTSFCRKPKGLVLVTGATGHGKSTSLASMIDFINKERDCHIVTIEDPIEFVHSNKKAIIDQREVHYDTYSFGSALKHVLRQDPDVILIGEMRDLETIEAALIIAETGHLVFATLHTSDSIQTINRIIDVFPSHQQQQIRTQLSFVLLGVLSQQLVPKKTLSGRVLATEVLIITPAVRSLIRESKVHQMYSSIQTGLKEGMRTMNQSLYELHKNGLVSYEECFARTLDTEDLGRLFKK; this is encoded by the coding sequence ATGAAAACCGATATGAACGCGCTTCTTGAAATATTGATCGCAAAAGGGGCATCCGACCTGCACCTCTCCGTAAATTCGCCGCCCAAAATAAGAATAGACGAGAGACTGGTAAATGCAACGAACGATATTCTATATCCTGAAGACACGAAAAATCTTGCCTATAGCATTCTGTCAAAGGAGCAGATAGCTATTTTTGAGAAGAACAAGGAGCTGGACCTCTCCTTTGAGCTTCCGAAAAAAGGAAGGTTCAGGGTAAATATCTTTCTCCAGAGGGGAAGTGTAGGAGTAGCCATAAGGATGATACCTTATGATATAATGAGTTTTGAGGAATGCGGCCTTCCGGTAGATGTCGTTACTTCTTTCTGCAGAAAACCTAAAGGGCTCGTACTTGTTACCGGTGCTACAGGCCATGGAAAATCCACCTCTTTGGCATCCATGATAGATTTTATAAACAAAGAGCGCGATTGCCACATAGTGACGATAGAGGATCCGATAGAATTTGTGCATAGCAATAAAAAGGCGATAATAGACCAAAGAGAGGTCCATTACGATACCTATTCATTCGGCTCTGCCCTTAAACACGTCCTTCGCCAGGATCCGGATGTCATACTAATAGGCGAAATGAGGGACCTTGAGACGATAGAAGCTGCGCTCATAATAGCTGAAACGGGCCATCTTGTATTCGCGACATTGCATACATCCGACAGCATCCAGACGATCAATAGGATTATAGACGTTTTTCCGTCTCATCAGCAGCAGCAGATACGCACGCAGCTCTCTTTTGTGCTTTTGGGTGTACTTTCGCAGCAATTGGTGCCAAAAAAGACGCTGTCCGGACGAGTGCTCGCTACGGAGGTTCTGATAATAACGCCTGCCGTTCGTTCTCTAATAAGAGAATCGAAAGTCCATCAGATGTATTCCAGCATACAGACCGGACTGAAAGAAGGCATGCGCACAATGAACCAGTCATTGTACGAATTACATAAGAACGGCCTTGTAAGTTACGAGGAATGCTTTGCAAGGACGCTTGACACTGAAGATCTTGGAAGGCTGTTCAAAAAATAA